From a single Arachis hypogaea cultivar Tifrunner chromosome 3, arahy.Tifrunner.gnm2.J5K5, whole genome shotgun sequence genomic region:
- the LOC112735638 gene encoding F-box protein At5g49610 → MAQSRISAIVSSCSESGEDSSSLDSLPNDVVAGILLRLPAQFLHNSASNVSRKWGEISESQCFINSHLLTHLSECEFLIQDANKVQSVNARDLKLEETDLGTKFHGRISGSSDGVLLFNKSSGSVMDLYVANPVTMQILKLPSLKSTCMISSHCSNIARVSSTGEIKVIRLGRDSLIGMYKWYVLTLGKEMHWRKISNNAPKECDPASYLSFVQSLSVNGVVYWTNSSWITDPSVFAIDLCHETAYHLKVPGECHGQYWTLVQMGKEICCMNCGKDVEIKVWKLNDLHINEWILIKSIRFSSEISLLRGNFCVPLTWLDLEVLVLSVYVGVRNVVVAYNVNKGECRMLKIDDVARHTIFLHTNSLIRF, encoded by the coding sequence ATGGCTCAAAGTAGAATCTCAGCAATAGTTTCTTCTTGTTCTGAAAGTGGAGAGGATTCATCATCTCTTGATTCTCTTCCCAACGACGTAGTGGCCGGCATTCTTCTGCGGCTGCCGGCGCAGTTTCTGCACAATTCTGCAAGCAATGTTAGCAGAAAATGGGGTGAAATATCAGAATCACAATGTTTCATCAACTCACACCTACTCACTCATCTCTCTGAGTGTGAATTCCTCATCCAAGACGCTAACAAGGTGCAATCCGTTAATGCAAGGGACTTGAAACTTGAAGAAACAGATTTAGGTACCAAATTTCATGGAAGGATAAGTGGCAGTTCAGATGGTGTGTTATTGTTCAACAAATCATCAGGTTCTGTTATGGATCTTTATGTTGCAAACCCTGTAACAATGCAGATATTGAAACTCCCAAGTCTCAAATCAACATGCATGATTAGTAGCCATTGCAGCAACATTGCAAGAGTTTCATCCACTGGTGAGATCAAAGTTATTAGACTTGGAAGAGACTCATTAATTGGAATGTATAAATGGTATGTTCTAACATTAGGCAAAGAAATGCATTGGAGGAAAATCAGTAACAATGCACCCAAAGAATGTGACCCTGCATCATATTTATCATTTGTACAATCTTTATCTGTTAATGGTGTTGTTTACTGGACTAACTCGTCTTGGATTACGGACCCATCCGTTTTCGCCATTGATCTTTGTCATGAAACTGCTTATCATCTAAAGGTTCCTGGAGAATGTCATGGCCAATATTGGACACTTGTGCAGATGGGGAAGGAAATTTGTTGTATGAATTGTGGTAAGGATGTGGAAATAAAGGTTTGGAAGCTCAATGATTTGCATATAAATGAATGGATTTTGATCAAGAGTATAAGGTTTTCTAGTGAAATTTCATTATTAAGGGGAAATTTTTGTGTTCCTCTAACTTGGTTGGATTTAGAAGTTTTGGTGCTAAGTGTGTATGTTGGTGTTAGGAATGTGGTTGTGGCTTACAATGTGAACAAAGGAGAGTGCAGAATGTTAAAGATAGATGATGTTGCTCGTCATACAATTTTCTTGCACACAAATAGTCTCATCCGGTTTTAG